A DNA window from Gemmatimonadota bacterium contains the following coding sequences:
- a CDS encoding type II toxin-antitoxin system Phd/YefM family antitoxin — protein MDVYTYSEARQHLSSLLDEAESTGKVIIRRKDGRRYAVVPELPPASPLDVPLAGTDLTAKEVVKLVRRQRIRGKRWGRDSEK, from the coding sequence ATGGACGTCTATACCTATTCTGAAGCCAGGCAGCATCTGTCGAGCCTGCTCGACGAGGCCGAATCGACGGGAAAGGTCATCATCCGCCGGAAGGATGGCCGAAGGTATGCCGTCGTCCCCGAACTGCCTCCCGCTTCGCCGCTGGATGTCCCGCTGGCCGGGACGGACCTCACGGCGAAGGAGGTAGTCAAACTCGTGAGACGCCAGCGTATCAGAGGCAAGAGGTGGGGTCGCGATTCGGAAAAGTAA
- a CDS encoding TolC family protein has translation MSVFLRYAGVLVAIIVTSIAVLAVAVQPARAQTPRLEALVAEALDRNPALQAARHRRDAVEQEEPQVTSYPDPAFTYTRWLSSPETRVGPQRNVLAFGQKIPYPGKLSLRGAMSGEKTAAETARMQSIARDITHEVKRVYYDLYRVDRSLRILDDYLVMLETFTGAAEEKYATGGGTQADVLKSHVEVSEILKRRIALEGERVALAARLNAVLSRPSDTAVDQVAAIDTTRYARPKSLVVERALAVRQELVAVDARIRRNELGVRLARLASRPDFTVQASYITVPRVGGNAVSDAGKDALGVMLNVNLPLFRKRIRAEEQEAVARVEESRYIRKNIQDTVAAEVAEAYGRLRHSGRALAVYEQGLIAQAENSVLATLAAYQTGQMDFLDLLDAERMVLRTRLGYVAETANYRKYLSLLERAAGGSLP, from the coding sequence ATGTCCGTATTCCTACGATACGCGGGCGTTTTGGTCGCGATCATCGTCACTTCAATTGCCGTCCTGGCTGTCGCCGTCCAGCCGGCCCGGGCCCAGACGCCGCGGCTCGAGGCCCTGGTCGCCGAGGCCCTGGACCGCAACCCGGCCCTTCAGGCGGCCCGTCATCGCCGCGACGCGGTGGAGCAGGAGGAGCCCCAGGTCACCTCGTACCCGGACCCGGCGTTTACGTACACGCGGTGGCTTTCCTCGCCGGAAACGCGCGTCGGACCGCAGAGAAACGTGCTGGCTTTCGGCCAGAAGATCCCATACCCGGGCAAACTGAGCCTGCGCGGAGCCATGTCGGGCGAGAAAACGGCCGCCGAAACAGCCCGCATGCAGTCGATCGCCCGCGACATCACCCACGAAGTGAAGCGCGTCTACTACGACCTTTACCGGGTAGACCGGTCCCTGCGCATCCTAGACGATTACCTCGTCATGCTGGAGACCTTCACCGGCGCCGCGGAGGAGAAGTACGCGACCGGGGGCGGTACGCAGGCGGACGTGCTCAAGTCCCACGTGGAAGTGTCGGAAATCCTGAAGCGGCGCATCGCGCTGGAGGGCGAGCGCGTCGCCCTCGCGGCCCGTCTCAACGCAGTGTTGAGCCGCCCGTCCGATACCGCCGTCGACCAGGTGGCGGCTATAGACACCACGAGATACGCCCGACCCAAATCCCTGGTGGTCGAAAGGGCGCTTGCCGTCCGGCAGGAACTGGTGGCGGTCGACGCCCGGATCCGCCGGAACGAACTGGGCGTGCGGCTCGCCCGCCTCGCCAGCCGACCGGATTTCACGGTGCAGGCATCCTATATCACCGTCCCCAGGGTCGGGGGCAATGCCGTGTCCGACGCGGGGAAAGACGCCTTAGGCGTCATGTTGAACGTGAACCTGCCCCTGTTCAGGAAACGCATCCGGGCCGAAGAGCAGGAGGCCGTGGCGCGGGTGGAAGAAAGCCGTTACATCAGGAAGAACATCCAGGATACCGTCGCGGCGGAGGTCGCCGAGGCCTACGGGCGGCTGCGCCACTCCGGACGGGCCCTGGCCGTCTACGAGCAGGGCCTGATCGCCCAGGCGGAAAACAGCGTGCTGGCGACGCTGGCCGCGTACCAGACGGGACAGATGGACTTCCTGGATCTGCTCGACGCGGAACGCATGGTGCTGCGCACCCGGCTCGGGTACGTGGCGGAAACGGCGAACTACCGTAAGTATTTGAGTCTGCTGGAAAGAGCCGCCGGGGGTTCGCTCCCGTAG
- a CDS encoding efflux RND transporter periplasmic adaptor subunit translates to MSIIRRIRGRVYRTLLLVLLVVVPVAIAGGCGDSETTVPESDGAETAQTQLWTCGMHPNVIAEEPGQCPICGMNLTPVKRTDEVEEPAADGAGSESEMDHAGEHGEMAAASTDESARTSRDAAIVIDPVTIQNIGVQTAPVRERPLTRSIRTVGHLDYNEELFSRINVKYPGWIERLYVNETGQQVRAGDPLLDIYSPELVAAQEEYLLAFQNLRNLEGSEFETIAKGAVSLLDASRRRLLYWDVTEAQIRELEARGAITRTLTIYAPSNGIVVERIAELGMRVTPGMDMYRMADLSTIWAFAHVYDADAPWLSPGLTAEMELPYNPGKVYRGRIDYIYPYLDQASRDIKIRLVFPNRNLELKPQMYANIRLSARGQRPVLVIPGSAVIRSGERDVVFVALDGGRFEPREVTLGMEGEDGYVQAASGVSAGEQVVTSAQFLIDSESRLQDAIQKMLDHRMMH, encoded by the coding sequence ATGAGCATCATCAGACGAATACGCGGCCGCGTATACCGGACGCTGCTCCTCGTGCTGCTGGTTGTCGTTCCGGTAGCCATAGCCGGGGGATGCGGCGACTCCGAAACGACCGTTCCGGAGAGCGACGGCGCCGAAACGGCGCAGACCCAGCTCTGGACGTGCGGCATGCACCCGAACGTCATCGCAGAAGAACCTGGCCAGTGCCCCATCTGCGGGATGAACCTCACGCCGGTCAAACGCACGGACGAAGTGGAGGAGCCGGCGGCCGACGGCGCGGGCAGTGAATCCGAAATGGATCACGCGGGCGAACATGGTGAAATGGCCGCGGCATCCACGGACGAATCCGCGCGCACATCCCGCGACGCCGCCATCGTGATCGACCCGGTCACCATTCAGAATATCGGCGTGCAGACCGCGCCGGTCCGGGAGCGTCCGCTGACCCGGTCCATTCGGACCGTAGGACATCTCGACTACAACGAGGAGCTGTTCTCCCGGATAAACGTCAAATACCCCGGGTGGATCGAACGGCTGTACGTGAACGAGACGGGGCAGCAGGTACGCGCGGGCGATCCCCTGCTGGACATCTATTCTCCGGAACTGGTGGCGGCGCAGGAAGAGTACCTCCTGGCCTTTCAGAACCTCAGGAACCTGGAGGGCAGCGAGTTCGAGACCATCGCGAAAGGCGCGGTGTCGCTGCTGGACGCCTCGCGGCGCCGGCTGCTCTACTGGGACGTGACCGAAGCGCAGATCCGGGAGCTGGAAGCGCGCGGCGCGATCACCCGCACGCTGACCATCTACGCGCCGTCGAACGGAATCGTCGTGGAACGCATCGCCGAACTGGGCATGCGCGTCACGCCCGGCATGGATATGTACCGCATGGCCGATCTGTCCACCATCTGGGCCTTCGCCCACGTCTACGACGCGGACGCCCCGTGGCTGAGTCCGGGGCTGACAGCCGAAATGGAGCTTCCCTACAATCCCGGAAAGGTCTATCGCGGCAGGATCGACTACATCTATCCCTACCTGGACCAGGCATCCCGGGATATCAAGATCCGGCTGGTGTTTCCCAACCGGAATCTCGAACTGAAACCCCAGATGTACGCCAACATCCGGCTTTCCGCGCGGGGCCAACGGCCCGTGCTCGTCATCCCGGGCAGCGCTGTGATCCGCAGCGGCGAGCGCGACGTGGTCTTCGTAGCCCTCGACGGGGGGAGATTCGAACCGCGCGAGGTAACCCTCGGCATGGAGGGGGAGGACGGCTACGTGCAGGCTGCGAGCGGTGTCAGCGCGGGAGAGCAGGTCGTGACGTCGGCCCAGTTCCTCATCGATTCGGAAAGCCGGCTCCAGGATGCGATCCAGAAAATGCTCGACCACCGGATGATGCATTGA